Below is a window of Malania oleifera isolate guangnan ecotype guangnan chromosome 1, ASM2987363v1, whole genome shotgun sequence DNA.
TTCCGCTGTGGGAACTGCGAAACTTGGATGGAAGATGGAACGTACAGCTCAAATGAGGAAAGgtgaatatatacataacacaGTTAATCTCTCTCCTTGTACAGAATTTCATATATTGTCACACTGCCGGATATTGATTTGTAAGAAACCCAGCGTGTATATTCCCCGGAACAATTATAGTAGCAGTCAATGCATTCTTTCAAAGAAGGATATTTCTTCATGTTTATTCTTTTGTGTTCTGTATGGGGAATTAATATGTGCTGCTGCTTGGCCATATTAATGGGGGAGAAATGGGGAAAGTGTGCAGTAGGGGTTCTGTTCTGTTTCAATTGTTTTGCAACTGCCTTTGTCATGTTAATAAAAGTGTTTTGCCATGAAGATGAAGAGAGCCATTCATATTTTCTGGTGCTTCAAAGAGGCTAAGAGCATGTCAAGGCTTAGAACCTCAACTTTCCCTCGTTATTTTTGATAACTAATTGATAAAATGTTATTAATTGTCATCACACACAATTccttgcatctctctctctctctctctctctctctctctctctctctctctctctctctctctctatggtgTCATTGGTTCCTTGAAGGgtaaaatcaatatatataaatcattatttattaattttttatagtaATTGAACAACCAAATTCAACATGCAAAATTGGAACCATATTAGTAGAATACTCTTCCTCCTTTTATATCTattgttctattttttttaatgaagggGGGAGGGTGGGCCTTGGGCGCAATGGTAGAAGATCACGGGTTTGAGTAGAGAGagtctcttgcaaaaatgcaaggtaaggctgcatgcTATTAACCCATTGTGGTCCATCCCTTCCTCAAGACCCCACATATAAAGGAGCTTTGtgcccacccccacccccacccccacgcCCACCTCCCTTTTTTTAAGAGCTGTGTCAATTGAACAAAGAATGAAGTACcagaaaaatcccaaaaaataattttcagttTGTCACCAACTAATCCATGTTAGGAGACAGAAAATTGAACGCTTTATTTAATCTGTCATTCAATAGGTGCATTGTTGAACATTACTGGCAGACCAGGAAACAAATGGGCTTGGGGATCTTCATGCGCTTGAACCTGCATGCTGTACGCTCGGCCCTGATCTCGTTGTCTTGAACTGAACTATGATCCACCAGCTCACTATAGTTATACATAAAAATGAACCTGTATCCtccataatataaaaaaaaatgaacagaACTACTCCGAGTATGGAGATCTTTTGTTAAGCCAGTTCTGAATTAGGGAACGAAGGGTGTGATTAGGGGTGAGATGGGTGTGCTTTAGCTTTAAGTTTGTCATTGGAGACGTCTTGTTCCCCTTCACCAACCACTCCTGTATGGCCTCTAGCTCGTAAGAAAATCCATCAGCCGCCACATGCGGGTTCCTCATTACTTCTTGGAGTATTGGGCAGATGAAAACACTAGGTATAGTACTTGAGTCCTCCATACTTGCACCTCCTCCTGCAGCTAGATTTGCAGCCTTTCTTGTCACCACTTCCATCTCTTCCATTGCTATGTTAATCCTGAAGTCTGTGTTTGGGACATGGCCAACAGACAAACACCTCATTGCAATTTCTACAAGTTCCTCAGCCAGTTCAGGCGGCCAGTCTCCAGCCATTACATCCAAATCCTCAATTATGGCTGCCCTGTCgaatgcttcttcaataagctCAGCCCAATTTCTTCCCGTCAGAAGCTGCAGCACTAGAACCCCGAAAGCATGCACGTCCAATTGCATGTCGTGCTTGTCATAGCATCGAGCAGCCATGAAACCATTGATCTTTGCACTGAGATTGCGATTGAGGAGGATGGTTGATGGGCTGAGATTTCCATGAACAATGGGCCTGGGCTCGGCCTGGTGAAGGAAGCTCAGGCCTGAGCAAACCTCGGCTGCAACACGGATGCGGTGATGCCAGTGGAAAGGCTGGTTTCTTCTTTGTCTGGAGTTCCCATGGGAGGAGAATAAAGTGTCATGTAAGCTGCCATTGTGCATGTATTCAACTACGATGCATCTTGGGTTGGAGCAGTAGCCCATCATGGCAACCAGATGTGGGTGTTTGATGTGGCTGAGGAGCTTCACCTGCACAAAGAGTGCCAATTCCAATTTGTCACCATAACCATAATCACTCCAAAACTTTAATTCTTCCATTAGAGTGCATTCCTTACAGGTCTGTGTTCCTATCACTGACCCATAACAGCATGACCAAAATCTAAGCACATCCTGTttaatttcttgaaaaattttagtACAAATGAATCATGCTGTAATTGGTCTGCACCAAATGGGTTTTCAGATTTTTCTACTCACAAGTGCATAAATCATAAGAAAATTGGATCTGGTAGGTCATGCATGCACATGCAGAGTCCAGAAGCCTATATTTGCTATTAAAGAGTCATAGCAGTTGAAAACTACTCATCTCATTTGTTTACCTTAGCTAGGAAAACTTCATGAGACAACCCATGAACTGAATCTAGCAACTTGATTGCCACTGTAGTATGGTTAATACGTCCCCTATACATGCTTGTCCCATCATCTCCCAATTCTAATCGTAGACGCTCAGAGAAATTATCTGTGGCCAATCTAATCTCTTCTGCCCTGTACTCTCTATAGCTGCAGCTCAAATCGCCAAACCTCGTAGCCATTCCAATGGCATCCTTTTCTTTGCAGAACTCAATCCTTCGGTGAAGGATGTCTCTTTGTTGTCGCAACTTCTCAATGTCTCTCACCATCTCCGCTCTTGCAACTGCTGCCTTCTCTAGCTGTGCTTCTACACTTGCTTTTGTTAGAGAGGACAGTTGGAGCTTCCTGGAAAGCTCAGACTGTAGTTCTAGCAGTGGATTTAGTCTAGTCTTGTTTTCTTTTACATCACTTAGCACTTCATAGAATTGTTCTTTGGTGATGTCTAATTCTTTCTCTAGACCCATTCGGATGGTTATCTCATTGTTTATATGAGCATCAAGATCCTCAGCCTGTAAAACATGAATTATATTTTCAACGAACCAAAGCATGTAATAAGTActatattgaaaataaagagaatgaGATAACATTTACCAGGTAATTGCACAAAGAAATGGCCCATTCTGCTTTTGCTCGTCTTTCAGCATTGTCCTTAGCTTCTTTTCTATTCAATTGGATTGTCTCATAAGCTTTGCTTATTTTGATTCTCAAACCTTCAATTTTTTCTGCAACACTCTGGCATTGagccaaaaataaaaatgtgCATAACCAAATCAGAAGACTTGAGTTGATAATTGAGTGTTTGGATGCAAGGATATGCTACTGCACCCAATAAAATTTCCCAGAAAATGCTCTTTTTCTCCACTGAGGAAAAGAACTAGACAGTGAAAGTGAGAAAAAATGAGACTCTAAGTTCAAACTTTGGATCTTAACTAGCATGTCCCAGACTCCCACTAAATCACTAAATCCAAGAAGAGAAAATgggcaagctcccacttgctggAGACTGGGTTGGCTCCAGTCTTGAAAATTCCTTTGGTCCCAGCACCCAAACATACCCAATCTATCATCCATCACTCACTATCATTACATGTGCCTTCTGCTTCCATACTCACAAGAAGTAAAGGACAAGGAAGAGAAATTCATTGGTAAAAATAAAGCCACTTGGACTTCTGGACATTATCATCATTTTATGAAGACTTTAAGCTAAGAAAGGCCAATTATGCCCACATATTTAAGAGGATATTTGTGATGGAAAGTTACCACTCTAGAATCAGTATTCTCTGGCTCGTCAGCCTCCCTTGGATTACTCTGCAAAGTATCATACTCCTCGCAATATTGTTCATCCAGATCTGAAGACAACAATTGCTCATAGTAGTTCTCAATTTCTTGGATGTGGTTTCCCCATTGATTCGTCGAACAAGGTGAATTAGACGAAGTGGATGAACCATGGGGATTTCTTTCGTGAGCGAAGCAATTCGTTGGGTCTTCAGTGAACATTCTTATAGGACATCCTTtgttcttttctttcatttttgcaaCCATGAGTTCATCATCATCTTTCATGAATCCTTCATCATTGTCTTCCCCTTGGAATACCAATTTTCCCGCACTTACTATATATAATTCGCAGAAGTTCGGTCTATGTCGATGAACATAAAATGATCTGTTCGTCTCGCTCTTTGATTTCCTACAA
It encodes the following:
- the LOC131153534 gene encoding putative U-box domain-containing protein 50, translating into MPAAMAAQLRKVYVAVSDDLQEGFATLEWALKKWPSHPVSIVILHNISKNFVYTPFGKLPASSVSDEQEKTEKLISQYITFCGEVRTEILKVETHDEPIHKRIIDLISEVGITKLAMSINFMRASSWKSKSETNRSFYVHRHRPNFCELYIVSAGKLVFQGEDNDEGFMKDDDELMVAKMKEKNKGCPIRMFTEDPTNCFAHERNPHGSSTSSNSPCSTNQWGNHIQEIENYYEQLLSSDLDEQYCEEYDTLQSNPREADEPENTDSRVSVAEKIEGLRIKISKAYETIQLNRKEAKDNAERRAKAEWAISLCNYLAEDLDAHINNEITIRMGLEKELDITKEQFYEVLSDVKENKTRLNPLLELQSELSRKLQLSSLTKASVEAQLEKAAVARAEMVRDIEKLRQQRDILHRRIEFCKEKDAIGMATRFGDLSCSYREYRAEEIRLATDNFSERLRLELGDDGTSMYRGRINHTTVAIKLLDSVHGLSHEVFLAKVKLLSHIKHPHLVAMMGYCSNPRCIVVEYMHNGSLHDTLFSSHGNSRQRRNQPFHWHHRIRVAAEVCSGLSFLHQAEPRPIVHGNLSPSTILLNRNLSAKINGFMAARCYDKHDMQLDVHAFGVLVLQLLTGRNWAELIEEAFDRAAIIEDLDVMAGDWPPELAEELVEIAMRCLSVGHVPNTDFRINIAMEEMEVVTRKAANLAAGGGASMEDSSTIPSVFICPILQEVMRNPHVAADGFSYELEAIQEWLVKGNKTSPMTNLKLKHTHLTPNHTLRSLIQNWLNKRSPYSE